The Ostrea edulis chromosome 1, xbOstEdul1.1, whole genome shotgun sequence genomic sequence TGtaacaaaatttcagggcaatacctgtgaTCATTccaaaaaaatctggaaaactttgacctacttctacacCTAAATTGGGCCATGATGTgctaatccagctgaaatgctaactgcacttgtattcctccgagaagAAGTTTaattgtgactaaatttcagtgcaatatctgtatctgtaatgaaaactgtttgacctacttttagctcGAAATTAGGTTATGGTACAATAATCCCACTGAAATGTAAACTCACTCTTAAGCTTCTCGAGGAATAAATTGCGACCAAATTTCAACACCGTATATGCTTCTattatgaaaaacaaaaggctcatgggtcacatcgctcacctgaatcaccttggcccatatctaaaaattttccctatatatttgcatctaAGACTTTGATCTATATTGtgggcatgatttttacaaacttgaatctgcactatgtcaggaagctttcatgtaaatgtaaacctctctggcccaatggttctggagaagaaaatgttctctatgcacatgtatatttgtatgtaaaactttgatcccctatgtggccccacccttccactgaggaggggggtgggtattttaacaaccttgaatctgcactgtttcaggaacctttcatgtaaatttgtactttcctggctcagtggttctcgagatgtaaaactttgatcccctattgtggtcccatcctatcctcgggggtcatgatttaaacaaatttgaatctgcactatgtcaggaagttttcatgtaaatttgtacttttctagcctagcccagtggttcttgacaagatgatttttaaagattttcccctttatatttgtatgcaaaatatttgatcccctattgtggccccatcctacccccgtgGGTCATGAttgtaacaaacttgaatctgcactatgtcaggaagctttcatgtaaatttcagttcttctggcccagtCATGAGTGATTCTTTTCAAaagtaccaaaatttttatttttcctggcccagtggttcttgagctgaagatctttaaaaattttccttatacatgtaaactttgaAATCTCGAACTTGTTAGGACTGAAGAAGAACTTGGAGATGTCCGAGGGTTTGAGAAATCTAAGTTAATGAAATTGACACCAATATTGTGCGATTTTTTTCTGTTGTTCTAtttgacaggtaaataaactcactttaaaaaaagttttagtTGGAAatagagaatttttaaaaatacgtttGCATTTGCATGTATATTGAGTATCAATTacttaaattacaaaatgaatatttaattcaatgacccaattcaaacaaatattatttttcatacggtcagtttaatgtataccaatggctgataaaaacaaaatttacgctttcagAACTTTTATTCTTATTTACAAAGAgagtctataatatatgtaaacattttgtacccacccaagcgttcaacagaatactgaacgtacctctatcacagaagagctgatatctcggaacttgcgtattaattggcctagtggttccaGATTGAGAAGTCaaaatacttatcatttccattagtggaactcttcaaattaaaggcgcgtaaagtcgtgctaccgggacaacatacgtaaacattacttaggcatacgtaatataaattatggtatcgaatacatattataaccgactgcaaaccacgacactgattaaaattctaaaggcaaatttaggaattgattattcttacaagaataCAGACGAACTTATCAAACTATTTGAAGGAGTACaggtactaaatctgccaaatctgaccgatataaagcatcaatcgcaagaagaactgtgaaggaaaaaaccaatatgcacatccgacacaataacttttcttgtaattaatgggattcatatgttattaaaatCATTCTGTCCtattatgaagacattctacatgtatttaatcatacaatttggacaggttcatatggcatggactttgtacTCGTTAATgtacccccccctcccccccaccccctctctctctcattttcaaatattttagaataagttatatatttgccaaactgcattttttttttagacgtttgtaacactaattaacacaacaaatgcgtttctaaactgcatctaagctattttgaaaattagaaaatattgattgtcttaggacagagaacatcgttgcTTGGAATTTTTATAATAGGTGTCgtagagttttaaaaaaaaaacatgtaacatccttgataaactagtgttagaatatttttaaaatgcagtttgaccaatggctattttatttaaaagtacaccatgtactttaactttaaaaaagggggggggggggggtgtgctatgaacgtttcgtttatgtcccagtaatctcgcacttgctcgcgagacttgtgcattttcttaccaatgacgcacaagagtcatcaaagcgcgataactctaatgtgctggtaatgagaagtattgccAATATTAGGCGAGAGACAAATTCTGATCAGAAATTATCACTCATcatcatgtgagctaaaaagaaaatcaaaaaagaaaaaagattgtAACACTATACATAGTGTTATTTGTAAAGCAATGCtccgatacatgtacatattctagTAGGCATACCATGTGCCCTGGTCATGCATTCTGTTTTTTTTTAGAGGATTTAAAATGCGTAAAATATTATCTACagaatgcatacatgtatatacttgaTATAAGATTCATGTAAGTTCAATGTGTTGAATTCAAACAAGTACAGTTTGAATTtcaaagtaaaacaaaacaaaaaaaattgattaaaataaataatttattattcctGAGTTGAATGAAGAATTTTTCCATTGAGATTGGATCGTAAAACATGCATCTGGTCGAGAGCTTTCGTGAGAAATGGCCGAACAGTGTTCATTTCCATCAACGTCAAATAATTGAGctgaaatatacaaataaatagtacatgtaaagaGTATTACAATCAGCATTTTAAGTTGTCGACTCATTGGTTTGTATGATATATTTGGGTACCTTAGCGTGAGTGGCATCACTTTTAACAAATGTGTCAATACTGCTCCGGAGTTTGGCGATTCGTAAATCCCAGATATCCTTAACTAATGTCCGGATCTCATCAGCATGGGGGATGTCATCTGTAGCACTGAGAAGTAAAATCAAACACACATCACCAATTAACTGCAGATCCTATAGTAAAAATTCCTATTATCAGGGTCACACCTACAAGATCTGTCACTTACAGGGTTCGACATTCACACTCGTCACTTCATCATTTCCACCCTAAAATAATTTATGGTGACCTATTTATTGACTTAGTTTGTCCAAATGGCAAATTAGTGACGATTTTGGATTGTCAGTTAGTTGGTCTGGTGTAATAATGGAAGTCGTCTTTCAGAATCCAGAAATATCTGGTTTACATTTTATTATACAAGAGCAAAACATCCAGTTAAACAATGTGGGCATTGGGTAAAGAAACTGTCTCTCCAGCTTCCCAAATTgggtgctccaaatgaaaccccCTCCCcataatgtactgcatggtataggggagaaagcatgagcaggaacattgACATTATCAACTCCGATCAGCCGTATAGAAGtcttcacaaactattttacaccctccacccctcagatccactataactttaaggataacaaatGGAACCTCCtgcccaacaatatgcacatctgcaaatggcattgaagcattgtacaaaatttcaagtctattggataagccatttgggaggagaagtgttcacaagctattttaacatccttcacccctcttagatccactttAACTTAGGAAAATAATTAGATTCTCCTGttctgacaatatgcacatctacaaatggcaatgaagcattgtacaaagtttcaaatgtATCAGATaaaccatataggaggagaagctttcacaagattttgtgacagacagaaagtacaaaaacaatgtctccctctggaagaggggagacataacaagatgtgtttgacAAACATTGATGCCCCTTTATGGCAGCAAAGTTGATAATGACCCAggttaattaaaattttcaaaagtggGTCAAACCCCAAGATCAAagtcaacaagatgtgtttgtgaaacaaaaattcccccgataatgaccaattctaaagatggccaatacaaatctcttggtaccagtagaaagatcttgtcacaagaaatgctcatgtgcaatatgaaagctctaatataaattaaccatttagaagttatgacgaatgtcaaattttataaaagtaggtcaaactccaaggtcaaggggtcaaaaatgttggtacccaccaaaaggtcttgtcacaagaaatactcatctgatatatcaaagctctagcacttactgttcaaaagttattagccaggttaaagttttcaaaaggttggtcaaactccaaggtcaaaaatgttggtacccatggaaaggacttgtcacaaggaatactcatgtgaaatatcaaagctctagcacttactattcaaaagttattagcaagattaaagtttcagacagaatgactgaattacagacaggacaaaaacaatatgcccccgatcttcgatctcgtggggcataaaaatgttgaAACCAATTGAAAGCTTTTGTGACAAGGAATACtcttgtgaaatatgaaagccctattgccatccattcaaaagttatgaccctGGCAAGCACACAGACTGATTAAACATTATATGCCCGTGAATCTTTGATAACAGTCCAGATGCTGCATTATCTAAAGCCGAACAAATCAAGTACTGTTTTTATACATTTAGGTACTGTTGTGTGTGTAGTACTAACCATTTCAACAGAAGCTGAGTGATTTCCATGTAATGATCACTTAACATCTTTGTAAAAAATTTCGAGTCTGTTTCTTCTTGTTTCTTGTCTTGTAGACGATCTAAAGGAAAAGCATAGAGGAGTTAAACCACTTTActaaattttttaaagactCTAAACTACTCTGAAGACCCTTTTCATCAACAAAGAAATGGCAAGGGGACATCAAGTGATGATAGAGCTCATTCTCTTTATACTGACCAATATCCATCCATTCCGGTGGTAGAACTCGACACTTCTGTCCTTGTTTAAGATTTACAGCCATCCATAGCGGTACCTGTACAGGTAGACCCGGTGTAAACGGGCCGATGTCTCCCTGTAAGAAAATACAATGTCACTCAGCTTAAAGAACTCCATTTAGTAATAGCTGTGTGGGAATTCCTAATGTTTGGACCATTGATCAATTCTAGTTAAGTGTATTGTAATGGGACTTCGGTACATCTGATTCACTTGGTAGGGACCCACAAGACTTACAATTCTGGCTTCTTTTCTCCTCGAGGTTAATATGTTCCTAGAATGAATCAATGATGCCATGTTAGGATTCCCAAAACAAGAGAAacttcaaaatgtgttattattTTGGCAGTAAGCagaataattcttaattttcagAGTTTTTCTTCAATTATTGGTAGCATGCAACTTTGTCATCGTAAAACTGAAAAGCACATGTCTCAATGAATTCCATTGCATGTATTCAAGTTTCatgataataatgatttttGACATAACttttaaactttataatatCAACACAATCCAATTTAATTCTTTTCTACTCGCTCTGTATATACTATACAAGTTTAACTTTTTCATTCATTCTGAAATTTCTCAACCCTGTTTATATACtaaatatatgaaaggtgaagataacggacagtgatcaatctcgtaactcctataagccatacaaaatagatactgatagttgggcaaacacggacccctggacacaccagatgtgggatc encodes the following:
- the LOC125662163 gene encoding DNA replication complex GINS protein PSF2-like isoform X1, yielding MDPSEVEFLAEKEFVTVVPNFALGKIYLIGGDIGPFTPGLPVQVPLWMAVNLKQGQKCRVLPPEWMDIDRLQDKKQEETDSKFFTKMLSDHYMEITQLLLKCATDDIPHADEIRTLVKDIWDLRIAKLRSSIDTFVKSDATHAKLNYLTLMEMNTVRPFLTKALDQMHVLRSNLNGKILHSTQE
- the LOC125662163 gene encoding DNA replication complex GINS protein PSF2-like isoform X2, with the translated sequence MASLIHSRNILTSRRKEARIGDIGPFTPGLPVQVPLWMAVNLKQGQKCRVLPPEWMDIDRLQDKKQEETDSKFFTKMLSDHYMEITQLLLKCATDDIPHADEIRTLVKDIWDLRIAKLRSSIDTFVKSDATHAKLNYLTLMEMNTVRPFLTKALDQMHVLRSNLNGKILHSTQE